The Gossypium hirsutum isolate 1008001.06 chromosome D06, Gossypium_hirsutum_v2.1, whole genome shotgun sequence genome contains the following window.
TATGGGGTGAGGCGGGTATTTGAATTGCAAATGTAGCTCATTTTCATATGGAGGAATTTATCATAGGTGAAAAATAAGTTGACTTTGGTCTATCTTTTTATCAGTTTGactcttatattttatttttgttatcactttggtactttcaTTCCGTTAAACCCTGTTATCCTAaactaaattttctttaaaaaaaatttaaaccaaacaaTGACATGTTGCCACGTGTCACAGAAaaaaaatcacctaaaaatattaaaattataagaaaaattaaaattaaaaaacccaaaaaatcttAAAActcgaaaattattaaaaaataaaaaataaatatttattttcgaaaattataaaaaattaaaattataagcatgcaaaacattaaaaaataaaactatattcataaaattttaaaaaataatgctTATTGGGAATTtcaggttttttttaaaaaaatagaatattatgattttttaaagaattttatggtaatttttttacttaaaaaacttaatttttaaaaaaatattttaaaattttcattaagaaaccCCTAAAATTTCCCAAAAGAAtaccattaaaattttttttaaatatcataaaattctaaaattttctaaaaccatAAAATTCCAAACaaatagtttttctttttaaagtttaagattttcttaaaatttttttgttacttataattttaaaagattatgattatTTCCAAAATTAGATaatgattgaattttttattttttttataatttccacagttttaatatttatgggatttattattaattttttgaaaagtctcaaaaataaattttaaaaattagaagtatacgaagttttaaattttttttaaaaaaattcataaaatttaaaaagtacattTGTTTGGAGTTTTAGGTTTTTagggtattttttatttttatgaaaaaattaagaattttagggttttttttgggaaattttttgcttttttttgtaattttatgattttttttaaattttaaagaaaatttgagtttttagtaaaaaaatctgccataaaattcttaaaaaaaattcataataatattaaattttctagaaaacctaaaattccaaatatataatgaaaattttttaaattttttggattttttgcaTACTTataatcttaattttttataattttcaaaaataaattatgattttttatttttaataatattttgaattttagatattttgagttttttatttttaatctttatttttatattttttaacattttaagttatatttttctttttattgacaTGTGGTAGCGTGCTATTGGTTGGTTTAATGTTTTTAACGAAAATTTCAATTAAGGTAATGGGaattaatgaaatgaaaatacaggagttaaattgataaaaagtaGTACAGATACCAAAGTGATAATTTAGCTATAGTATAGAAACAAAAGTGATattaagctcttttttttttaattaataatttattcatcaagtaaacaaaaaattctacatAGTTATCGGCACTCGTACCGTgagcttcatttaaaaaaaaattaaattttttttatcaaaatatctaACAATTTACTAATTTTAAAGGATTTATTTATGATGATGATAGGTAGAAGGGGAGACGTTAGCCAccattgttattgtttttattttattttattttttattgttttctttgatttttttattaagagtagttaaattttagtttcgataaaattctatGATTGAATTGAGAgattttttaattcttgttttaatattagctttttttattattattttgaaattgataGGCACTCAATGTATCGTTATTGACATCATTTTGAAAAAGGTTTCTCATTTGATGTTTGGAATAATACACAattggtaaaataaaaataaaaattcaattcgtAGTTGTCGATTTATTTTACCAAATAATATATTGGCATAGTTCAATTGATTATATGGTTGGATAACATGGGATCAAACGATATAATTTAAATGGTGCATACAGTTGAAATCATTAATTAGAGTCAAATGCATCTGATTTGCAAACCtatcaaataattaaattgccGAAATCTTTTAAGTTACTTGATTGATAAGGTTTAATTGTCAATTAATTTACAACTAAAAATGAATTAGTGGTTTAAGACAATTCCTTAATTCCTTTAACTGATTTATCATCGAGTGAGAAAACATCCATAATCAATTCTAACATTGTACTCGCTTTTGTTAATCTGGTTTATTCTACTCTATTTTAGAATTTGGTACTTACTTTTTGGATTTTATTTGGTTATTCTGGTTATACTTTAAACCCTCGCAGATTCACACACATCTTAATCACTGTGAgatcaattataaatttattttattttagacacaaggtttttatttttagtaggttcctttaaaaaagaaagattgcCTTGGTTGTGGCTGTTATACTGCTATTATTTTGGGGCCAAGAGTATATTTCTTCGTATTGGCCCAAGAGCATCTTTGATCTTTCAGACATAAAAGTATTTCTAACAAAAATAACACGCAACAGAATCTAAAATATCACTCCATTGACAGCATAAAAAGGTTTTAGACAATCTTTCAACACCCATAGATATGACAGTTTTAAACATGAAAAATAGGATAGCTTATTAGGCTATTCATGTTCTTATGAAGCATCTTTCAAAAGTAAAAGACAAGCATTTCTAACAAAAATGACATGCAAACACAACTCTAAATTTATTCCATTAATAGCATGAAAAGATCCTAGGCCTATTACATGCATAATTTCGCAAACCTCACAAATAAAGAACGATAGGAAGGATATAGGAAAAGAGGGTGGGCATACCCTCACACGGTGAACCGATCTTCAAAATAGATGAttttgcataagcacatcaatattCTTCACCTTCCTCTTCAGCATCTCCACCTTCAGCACCAACTTCTTCATAATCCTTCTCAAGAGCAGCCAGATCCTCACGGGCTTCTGAGAATTCACCTTCTTCCATGCCTTCGCCAACATACCAATGCACAAAAGCTCTCTTTGAGTACATGAGATCAAACTTGTGGTCAATGCGTGCAAACACCTCAGCCACTGCTGTATTATTGCTTATCATGCAAACAGCTCGCTGCACCTTAGCAAGATCTCCTCCAGGTACAACAGTTGGGGGCTGATAGTTAATACCGCATTTGAAACCAGTTGGGCACCTGCAGAACCCATCAAGATTTCAGAAAAAAGGTATATTTACATCAGACATGGCTACCTTCAACACGATTTGCTTCAGTACATAAGCAATATATATGATTGCTTATTTCCTTAGCAATCCAGAACCTCCTAAAGAAGTAAATATAGGTATCTCAGTATATTGCCGGTGTAGCATTACATGCATAGAAGATTTGAGTAAATCAAACTTTAAGAACAAAATTCTGGTGCCAAGATACcgttactaaattatttaagtATTCAAAGACGAAAAGGAAACAAGGACCAGAACAACTTGACTTTCAACagaattgattttgaatgtaGTAAATAAAACCAAGTTTTGTAACCATTGAACTACTGAAGCAGAGCTTTCCATCTTACCAGTCAACAAACTGCACAGTCCTCTTTGTTTTAATAGTAGCAACAGCAGCATTAACATCCTTAGGCACAACATCTCCTCGATACATCAGGCAGCATGCCATGTACTTCCCATGCCTAGGATCGCACTTCGCCATCATGCTTGAGGGCTCAAACACAGCGTTTGTGATCTCAGGAACTGATAACTGTTCATGGTATGCTTTCTCAGCTGAGATAACAGGCGCATAAGAAGAGAGCATGAAGTGGATTCGAGGATAAGGCACAAGATTGGTTTGGAACTCTGTAATGTCCACATTAATGGCTCCATCAAACCTTAAAGAAGTTGTCAAGGACGATATGATTTGAGAAATCAACCGGTTCAAATTGGTGTAAGTTGGTCTCTCGATATCGAGGGATCTCCGACATATGTCATAAATTGCTTCATTGTCCAAGAGCACAGCCACATCTGTGTGTTCAAGAAGCGAATGAGTGGACAGAACGCTATTGTAAGGCTCCACAACTGCAGTTGAGACCTGCAAATTTAACAAGAAAAAACCCAAAGAACAGTCCAACACAATTGAGTTTATCAACTTTCATTCAAGTCCCAAACCTTTGATTTCATCAAAGTGTATCATTGAACTTCTATAACTAACATATTAGGTCACTTATTCTAACTCCATTAAATAATTTTACTGCAAAAGCTGTCTTAGCATGCACATATGACTTGCTTTCCACGCATAACCAACTTTGGAATTTCATGCTGGGCAAGGAATGCACGATTAACCAACTTTTCCATTAGAATTACTTTATGGACTTAGCATAAGTGacctaatttattaataatagaagtttaatggttaaatttgataaaattaaagcCTTGTGATCTACATGGACCATAATGTAAATTACCCCCACAAAAATGTTTCAAAGGCTAAATGGCAAACCGAAAATGGTGATTTCCATGAGTTAGCAGTAACCAAAACAGCTAAGTACCTGAGGCGAAGGATAGATGGTGAACCCAAGCTTTGACTTCTTTCCATAATCTACCGACAAGCGCTCCAACAACAAAGATCCCAAACCAGAACCAGTTCCACCGCCGACAGCATTAAACACCATAAAGCCTTGCAGACCAGTGCAGTTATCAGCTAACTTCCTAACTCGATCAAGGCAGAGATCAACAATTTCCTTTCCAACTGCAAAACAAAAGTGGAATCAGAGTAAGGAAACAAACAAACAACACCAACATGGAAGCGAAGTGCAGAGAAAGGATGTTTGTTACTTGTATAGTGGCCTCTGGCAAAGTTATTAGCAGCATCTTCCTTGCCAGAAATAAGCTGCTCAGGGTGGAAAAGTTGGCGATAAGGGCCAGTCCGCACTTCATCGATAACAGTGGGTTCCAGATCAACAAAGACAGCTCTCGGTACATGCTTTCCTGAACCCGTTTCGCTGAAGAAAGTGTTGAAAGCATCGTGTGCTACACCGACTGAGGTGTCACTGCATTCACCATTAAGCTTCTTCAGCAAAACACATTAGCAATGcgaaaacaagaaaataacaaaaggaggaggaaaaaaaaaacagagaaaccGTTATCTCATGACTAGATCCAAATTTGTTAAAAGAGAAATAAGTTTGGAATTTTGAtcccaaaaacaaaataaaataaaacctggGCATGGTTCCATCAGGATGGATTTCATGTTCAAGACAGTAGAGCTCCCAGCAAGAATTCCCGACTTGAATCCCAGCTTGACCAATGTGGACGCTAATAATCTCTCtcatctcttctttttctttcttcctaaGGTCAAAATAAGTAAAGATCTGGAATTTAGAAGACTCGATACAAAAGGATCTGAGTTAAATCTGATCAGATCTAAATAAATTTGTTAGGGAAAATGGAATGGAACTATGAAGGCAAAGGATAATGAGTGAACTGTATACTAAATATCTGCTTTCATTTCCCCTCTTTAAGGTCGGCAGCTAATGCAAAGTTTCGAAATTTATTCTCTAAAAAGTATTATATACACCAAACACATTTcactaatttcattatttatatggtataatttttccataaatagtTCACATGACATTTCTTTTATAATTGAGGTGGGAATAcactaaattaaatttcatgtttAACACTGGAAAGTTAATGTATCATTTTTTATGGGGAGtaataacttatttttttataggGAGTAATAATTTATTTTGCCCTCCACTTTATAAAAtaggttattttaattttttttattttttatccttttaatttgtatttgTTTACTAAATCATTTCAGAACTAATAGAAAAGTTACCGTTATTAATTTCGCCGATGTGATATACACGTGAATTATTTTGTAGATGACATGTTGTCTCGAAATAATTCAAttgatgtgcaagtatacacaagtAATAAAGAAGTAAGTAAGAGTTATCGTATTCATACGGActgttaatacaaataaaaaattgcaaaattaatACTTAACAAATTGGTTggtgatgagatcaattaaagtGTGATGAATTTCCTAACTATACTAGATTAACCTAAgtatgattaaaaattaaattaaacacaaaaaatttaaaatgcaaGTTTTTAAGAGTAAACACAATAGCAAGCACGTGTTCGAATAATTTTCCTTCccaacttataattattaatactGCTAAGAGATTTTACCGAGATTCTGTGGCATATTGATAATTTACTAACCCTAATTTTACGAGTGCTCAGTTTCTCTCAAAGACCTAAGCTTAACCTTTAAGTCAACATATTTCTATGTCTAGTCCGGCCTTAAGCTTACCTTTCCAAGCATCGTCTAAGGAATCACACTTATTAAAATATTAGGTTTTTCTAGCATATGTCTATGTCAATTAACTTAGTATTTTAATAAGTAGGTGACCGCCTATAAACGTGTTACCGTTTATAGTAAAAATAGcacacaaaaaatatataaaattagaacAGCGGTGTCTGCAAGCgtacgggtcaaattgtaatatagtaaagtttataacGAAACACTAGTAAGTATTCCAagaatcgtacccaagggattgcagatttgagaaattaatattaaattaattacaaaaaataattgcTAATCTAGtcgagtcacgaattagtagtgttaatccaatttgagattttaattaaactatttaaattaaCTAACCTAAACTAACCTAATGGAATTTCATATTCCTAATGTCAACAATGCGAGCCTCTAGCCTATGATCGgttaaatcattaattaataaaaaagattaattaaTCTCAGAATTCAAGTTCTAATATgaattaactattaattaactagtattGCCTCCTGACCTCTACTAATTACTTAATTGGCGGATACTCACTTATCTCCTGACCTCACTTTCTCCATAAGGATAAACCACGATTTACTCGATTCGATTTATCTCCCGATCTTGTCTCCCCAATGATAACTTCCTAAAGTTGTCAAGCCTAAGGTTTAGGAACGTGTAATCTATACCAACTACTCTTATTATGAACCCTTATTCTTttgttaattaattgaattaattaattaagtggtTCAATAAACGAATCATGCAAGATATGAATAAAAGCACAAGatttattctaatattcatataaatattagttgattaggttaacaaaatataaataaaagaataaatagaaGAGTAGAGAGAATGCTCATGAATATATATTGAAGCGTGGATCCAGAGCAATCTTCGCTCGCAATTGTCTTCACATTAGAATAGAAAAGTTTCGGCTACACGaatatcaaaagaaaataaaactgaATAGTAAAACTATCTACCTAAGTCTGCTTACCATTCCAGTGACCCTAAGGCGTTTATATATAGGCTACAAGTTGCTTGGTGACCATTTAACCTAGATGCACTTTGGGattctaataaataaaatattttgataaagcTATGGTCCAAATAAGAAAATTTCCCAAAACTGTTGTCCAAGGAAATCAACTTCACTTTGGTCTGCCATGTCACCATACCAAGGAAAAGCTCATTGGGACATTGCCTCATCGGGAAGTGGAAGCCTTCATCATTGGGACGTCGCGCACTACTTCCGCTTGGGATGTTTCTCGGTGTCATGTAGCGACATAAGATACTAGTGTCGCACCATGACCTTCGTTCCTTGCAATCTTGGGCTTGAAATGACTTCCTGCACACTTAATTAACCTATTAAAATTCCTGAGGCCCGAGTCGGCCTTACGAGTCATCGAAATGGcaaaaaatgagtaaaaacacttattttattaatattttattcctaATCTACTAATACAAAAAAtgcaataattaattataaaatgctaagaaaacaagctcgttaagtgtAGAAATGACTTAAAATAACTCCTACAAGTGACATGAGGTCActtacccccacacttaagtctttacttgtcctcaagcaaattaaacaaaataaaaactaacACTAAAactgaaaatagaaaataaacatgtaataaaatgCAATTGAGCTAGCTTGGTACACGAGATTGGATCGGAGCATCGACACTAGAGATATTTGCCTAAATCTATAACTGTTGCTAGAGAATTAAACAATTCAAAGTTATTTACACCTAAACAGattagttcaataaattacaaagtaaaaaatttaaagaaaattaaatatagatctccatcaaaatgtatatatgaacatagtatttatttttgtagggTATAATCAATTCGAATATTTTTTTCCTACTCAGTTTTTTTTATCCATGCTTTGAACTCTAATGCAATAATATTTTCTCGATAATcccttatgatttttttaattgtgTCAATATGATTAAGATTTTTCTCAGGCACTTTTTATAAGGGTTATGCTAGTCATACTGCACCGTTTCAATAACCATGGATTTTaccaagtattttttttaattcgaacATCCTATACTTCTACAAATATTTAATCTCTTGATGT
Protein-coding sequences here:
- the LOC107902033 gene encoding tubulin alpha-3 chain-like isoform X1, which encodes MREIISVHIGQAGIQVGNSCWELYCLEHEIHPDGTMPSDTSVGVAHDAFNTFFSETGSGKHVPRAVFVDLEPTVIDEVRTGPYRQLFHPEQLISGKEDAANNFARGHYTIGKEIVDLCLDRVRKLADNCTGLQGFMVFNAVGGGTGSGLGSLLLERLSVDYGKKSKLGFTIYPSPQVSTAVVEPYNSVLSTHSLLEHTDVAVLLDNEAIYDICRRSLDIERPTYTNLNRLISQIISSLTTSLRFDGAINVDITEFQTNLVPYPRIHFMLSSYAPVISAEKAYHEQLSVPEITNAVFEPSSMMAKCDPRHGKYMACCLMYRGDVVPKDVNAAVATIKTKRTVQFVDWCPTGFKCGINYQPPTVVPGGDLAKVQRAVCMISNNTAVAEVFARIDHKFDLMYSKRAFVHWYVGEGMEEGEFSEAREDLAALEKDYEEVGAEGGDAEEEGEEY
- the LOC107902033 gene encoding tubulin alpha-3 chain-like — protein: MPSDTSVGVAHDAFNTFFSETGSGKHVPRAVFVDLEPTVIDEVRTGPYRQLFHPEQLISGKEDAANNFARGHYTIGKEIVDLCLDRVRKLADNCTGLQGFMVFNAVGGGTGSGLGSLLLERLSVDYGKKSKLGFTIYPSPQVSTAVVEPYNSVLSTHSLLEHTDVAVLLDNEAIYDICRRSLDIERPTYTNLNRLISQIISSLTTSLRFDGAINVDITEFQTNLVPYPRIHFMLSSYAPVISAEKAYHEQLSVPEITNAVFEPSSMMAKCDPRHGKYMACCLMYRGDVVPKDVNAAVATIKTKRTVQFVDWCPTGFKCGINYQPPTVVPGGDLAKVQRAVCMISNNTAVAEVFARIDHKFDLMYSKRAFVHWYVGEGMEEGEFSEAREDLAALEKDYEEVGAEGGDAEEEGEEY